In the Nitrospirota bacterium genome, CGAAGAGGCATTTGAAAAAGCGAAAGCGCACTTCAAGGAATAGGATCTCTCATGTCACGTATCGGAAACCTGCTGATTGATCTACCGGAAGACCGCTCGCGTGAGATCTTCGAGACGGTGCTTGAGGCGAAAGGTTTCAAACTCGAGCGGATCGTTTCCACTGGCCAGGCGACCCGGCCCGGCCAGTGGTATGACCAGGAACAGGACGAATGGGTCGTGCTCCTGTCAGGGGAAGCGAAGCTGAGCTTTGAGAACGGCGACGCGGTCGCGCTCCGTCCCGGCGACCACCTGCTCATACCCCGCCATAAGCGGCACCGGGTGGAATGGACCGCGAAGGGAGTG is a window encoding:
- a CDS encoding cupin domain-containing protein; protein product: MSRIGNLLIDLPEDRSREIFETVLEAKGFKLERIVSTGQATRPGQWYDQEQDEWVVLLSGEAKLSFENGDAVALRPGDHLLIPRHKRHRVEWTAKGVRTVWLALHFD